Proteins encoded together in one Bos javanicus breed banteng chromosome 6, ARS-OSU_banteng_1.0, whole genome shotgun sequence window:
- the ZAR1 gene encoding zygote arrest protein 1 isoform X1 has protein sequence MAALGDVVLDGYLYPACALYSYRCLYPAAAAAKGKSGADEGGWRPRGGGYPPVSSSSDGAASSSFPGHGQLAAAEYVHSYQRAQLMALLSQVGPRPASTRDAAVQVNPFRDVSVQCSLGRRTLGHRARESGPSPDPEGAADAGGSCPASPQRARRGPEQDSPPSRAPRRVRFLRTLAVYSPVTSRCLATLLEGAEAVAGQQRPGEPETERGPPPARPRGPEEGDGSARKVSLQLQPEEDEAQAAVPASREQPPPVARVPDTAGERSSPRSPQPSKERLRFQFLEQKYGYYHCKDCNIRWESAYVWCVQGTNKVYYKQFCRTCQKSYNPYRVEDITCQIMLVDKQFSETKRRDGCSLWLWIGCRHRL, from the exons ATGGCTGCCCTGGGGGACGTCGTCCTGGATGGTTACCTGTACCCGGCGTGCGCTCTCTACTCGTACCGGTGCCTCtacccggccgccgccgccgccaaggGAAAAAGCGGGGCGGACGAGGGTGGCTGGCGACCCCGGGGCGGGGGCTACCCTCCCGTTTCCTCCTCCTCTGACGGCGCGGCCTCGTCGTCGTTCCCGGGCCACGGGCAGCTGGCGGCCGCCGAGTACGTCCACAGCTACCAGCGCGCGCAGCTCATGGCCCTGCTGTCGCAGGTGGGCCCCCGCCCGGCCAGCACTCGGGACGCGGCGGTGCAGGTGAACCCGTTCCGCGACGTATCGGTGCAGTGCTCGCTGGGGCGGCGGACGCTGGGGCACAGGGCCCGCGAGTCCGGCCCGAGTCCGGATCCCGAGGGCGCGGCGGACGCGGGCGGCAGCTGCCCGGCCTCCCCGCAGCGCGCCCGCCGGGGCCCGGAGCAGGACAGCCCGCCGAGCCGCGCCCCGCGGCGCGTGCGTTTCCTGCGCACCCTGGCTGTGTACTCGCCCGTGACCTCCCGCTGCCTAGCCACCCTCCTGGAGGGGGCCGAGGCCGTGGCGGGCCAGCAGAGGCCCGGGGAGCCGGAGACTGAGCGAGGGCCGCCACCTGCGAGGCCCCGAGGCCCCGAGGAGGGAGACGGGTCGGCGAGGAAGGTTTCCCTGCAGCTGCAGCCTGAGGAGGACGAGGCCCAGGCCGCAGTACCGGCAAGCCGCGAGCAGCCCCCGCCCGTTGCCAGGGTCCCGGACACCGCTGGCGAGAGATCGTCGCCCCGGAGCCCCCAGCCGAGCAAGGAGCGCCTGCGCTTCCAG TTCTTAGAGCAGAAGTACGGCTACTATCACTGCAAGGACTGCAATATCCGCTGGGAAAGTGCCTATGTGTGGTGTGTACAGGGCACTAACAAG GTTTACTACAAGCAGTTTTGCCGAACATGCCAGAAGTCTTATAACCCTTACCGAGTGGAGGATATCACCTGCCAA
- the ZAR1 gene encoding zygote arrest protein 1 isoform X2: MAALGDVVLDGYLYPACALYSYRCLYPAAAAAKGKSGADEGGWRPRGGGYPPVSSSSDGAASSSFPGHGQLAAAEYVHSYQRAQLMALLSQVGPRPASTRDAAVQVNPFRDVSVQCSLGRRTLGHRARESGPSPDPEGAADAGGSCPASPQRARRGPEQDSPPSRAPRRVRFLRTLAVYSPVTSRCLATLLEGAEAVAGQQRPGEPETERGPPPARPRGPEEGDGSARKVSLQLQPEEDEAQAAVPASREQPPPVARVPDTAGERSSPRSPQPSKERLRFQFLEQKYGYYHCKDCNIRWESAYVWCVQGTNKIMLVDKQFSETKRRDGCSLWLWIGCRHRL; this comes from the exons ATGGCTGCCCTGGGGGACGTCGTCCTGGATGGTTACCTGTACCCGGCGTGCGCTCTCTACTCGTACCGGTGCCTCtacccggccgccgccgccgccaaggGAAAAAGCGGGGCGGACGAGGGTGGCTGGCGACCCCGGGGCGGGGGCTACCCTCCCGTTTCCTCCTCCTCTGACGGCGCGGCCTCGTCGTCGTTCCCGGGCCACGGGCAGCTGGCGGCCGCCGAGTACGTCCACAGCTACCAGCGCGCGCAGCTCATGGCCCTGCTGTCGCAGGTGGGCCCCCGCCCGGCCAGCACTCGGGACGCGGCGGTGCAGGTGAACCCGTTCCGCGACGTATCGGTGCAGTGCTCGCTGGGGCGGCGGACGCTGGGGCACAGGGCCCGCGAGTCCGGCCCGAGTCCGGATCCCGAGGGCGCGGCGGACGCGGGCGGCAGCTGCCCGGCCTCCCCGCAGCGCGCCCGCCGGGGCCCGGAGCAGGACAGCCCGCCGAGCCGCGCCCCGCGGCGCGTGCGTTTCCTGCGCACCCTGGCTGTGTACTCGCCCGTGACCTCCCGCTGCCTAGCCACCCTCCTGGAGGGGGCCGAGGCCGTGGCGGGCCAGCAGAGGCCCGGGGAGCCGGAGACTGAGCGAGGGCCGCCACCTGCGAGGCCCCGAGGCCCCGAGGAGGGAGACGGGTCGGCGAGGAAGGTTTCCCTGCAGCTGCAGCCTGAGGAGGACGAGGCCCAGGCCGCAGTACCGGCAAGCCGCGAGCAGCCCCCGCCCGTTGCCAGGGTCCCGGACACCGCTGGCGAGAGATCGTCGCCCCGGAGCCCCCAGCCGAGCAAGGAGCGCCTGCGCTTCCAG TTCTTAGAGCAGAAGTACGGCTACTATCACTGCAAGGACTGCAATATCCGCTGGGAAAGTGCCTATGTGTGGTGTGTACAGGGCACTAACAAG